In the genome of Leucobacter luti, one region contains:
- a CDS encoding ABC transporter permease, whose protein sequence is MTIPNPTTAVRVMRAPRARRSSWLFLVSAIALAVVTLAAAFAPFVAPYDPDAVDFLTFNGGPSAAHWLGTDGLGRDILSRMIWGARTALLGPLLVVVFSTIVGILLGLLAGWRGGWIDAVLGRVFDVVFAFPALLIAIMAVALFGKGLVAPVIAMSLAYAPYVARLTRSLIAAERNRPYVSAYRVQGFGGAWIALRRVLPNVFPIVGAQSTLNFGYVLAELAGLSFLGLGVQAPAADWGAMINEAQPGIAGGHFLPAVIPAIAVVIVVVAVNLIGEELSERIGGGVSA, encoded by the coding sequence ATGACTATTCCCAACCCCACCACCGCGGTGCGCGTCATGCGTGCCCCGCGTGCTCGCCGCTCGAGCTGGCTGTTCCTCGTGAGCGCGATAGCGCTGGCCGTCGTGACGCTCGCGGCAGCTTTCGCCCCGTTTGTCGCGCCCTACGATCCGGACGCCGTTGACTTCCTCACCTTCAACGGTGGGCCGAGTGCCGCGCACTGGCTCGGAACTGACGGGCTCGGCCGCGACATCCTGAGCCGCATGATCTGGGGCGCGCGAACCGCACTGCTCGGACCACTCCTCGTCGTGGTGTTCTCGACGATCGTTGGAATCCTCCTCGGGCTCCTGGCCGGGTGGCGCGGCGGATGGATCGATGCCGTGCTCGGACGAGTGTTCGACGTGGTGTTCGCGTTTCCCGCCCTGCTGATCGCCATCATGGCGGTCGCCCTCTTTGGCAAGGGGCTTGTTGCCCCGGTGATTGCGATGAGCCTGGCCTACGCGCCGTACGTCGCTCGCCTTACCCGCTCGCTGATCGCGGCAGAGCGAAATCGGCCATACGTGTCCGCGTATCGAGTCCAGGGGTTCGGGGGTGCCTGGATCGCGCTGCGTCGAGTGCTACCCAACGTGTTCCCAATCGTCGGTGCACAATCCACGCTGAACTTCGGGTACGTACTCGCCGAACTCGCCGGGCTGTCATTCCTCGGCCTCGGGGTGCAAGCGCCGGCTGCCGACTGGGGCGCCATGATCAACGAGGCGCAGCCCGGTATCGCCGGAGGCCACTTCCTGCCCGCCGTGATCCCCGCGATCGCAGTCGTCATCGTCGTTGTCGCGGTGAACCTCATTGGCGAGGAACTCTCGGAACGAATCGGAGGGGGTGTGTCCGCATGA
- a CDS encoding ABC transporter ATP-binding protein — MTLLNISNLTLDLPSGKRLLDGITIDVAPGETVGLVGESGSGKSLTARSVLGLLPRGAVMGGSVTCDGHEVLAASRRELLEVRRSSAAMIFQDPRAGINPMRTIGDHMTESLRLCQGVSAGAARDQAIELLAAVRLPRPEDHFGQYPHEFSGGMLQRVMIAGALTSSPALLICDEPTTALDVTTQAEIIEVLQEQRAARGMGMLFITHDLNLAASICDRVSVMSGGRVVEQGTARQIFTAPSDAYTQRLIAATPNVAANGAVSGGAHPGVGGFPDADADADAAMGAPTAARSSGEAADPAGAVRSVMPPASAAPLLLVTGLSKTYHPRGREAVQAVQDASLAIPRGGALGVVGESGSGKSTLARMIIGLEQPDAGALTIAGALRTAVPKGRAARLARARSAQMVFQDPYLSLDPRIAVGQAIEDALRLHTKLNGPDATSRALALLDDVGLSREHADALPRTLSGGQRQRVAIARAIAIEPDLLVMDEATSALDVSVQAQVLDLLARVREEQGLTVLFISHDLGVVRRVCDETLVMRRGEIVESGATEALLSHPQHEYTRALIASVPRPAWA, encoded by the coding sequence ATGACACTACTCAACATCTCAAACCTGACCCTCGACCTCCCGAGTGGCAAGCGCCTGCTCGATGGGATCACCATCGACGTCGCACCAGGCGAAACTGTCGGCCTCGTGGGTGAATCCGGATCAGGCAAGTCACTCACCGCCCGCTCAGTGCTCGGTCTACTGCCCCGCGGCGCCGTGATGGGCGGCTCAGTGACATGCGACGGGCACGAAGTGCTGGCTGCCTCGCGGCGAGAACTCCTCGAAGTGCGTCGAAGCAGTGCCGCGATGATCTTCCAGGACCCGCGCGCAGGGATCAATCCGATGCGCACCATTGGCGATCACATGACCGAGTCGCTGCGACTGTGCCAGGGGGTTTCTGCCGGAGCAGCGCGTGACCAAGCGATCGAACTGCTTGCCGCCGTGCGACTGCCCCGGCCAGAGGACCACTTCGGCCAATACCCGCATGAGTTCTCTGGCGGAATGCTGCAGCGCGTCATGATCGCCGGAGCGCTGACCAGCTCGCCGGCACTGCTGATCTGCGACGAGCCGACCACTGCGCTCGACGTCACAACGCAGGCCGAGATCATCGAAGTGCTCCAGGAACAGCGAGCCGCGCGCGGGATGGGAATGCTGTTCATCACTCACGACCTCAACCTCGCGGCCTCGATCTGCGATCGCGTCTCCGTGATGAGCGGCGGCCGTGTGGTGGAGCAGGGCACGGCGCGCCAGATCTTCACCGCGCCCAGCGATGCATATACGCAGCGGCTGATTGCCGCGACGCCGAATGTGGCGGCCAATGGCGCTGTGAGTGGGGGTGCCCACCCTGGGGTTGGGGGTTTTCCTGATGCTGATGCTGATGCTGATGCTGCGATGGGGGCTCCAACGGCGGCTAGAAGTTCGGGGGAAGCTGCGGATCCTGCGGGAGCTGTGCGATCCGTGATGCCTCCGGCCTCTGCTGCGCCCTTGCTACTCGTGACCGGCCTCTCGAAGACCTATCACCCGCGTGGCCGAGAGGCGGTTCAGGCGGTGCAGGACGCGTCCCTGGCGATCCCGCGCGGAGGAGCGCTCGGCGTGGTGGGGGAGTCTGGCTCGGGCAAGTCGACGCTGGCACGGATGATCATCGGCCTCGAGCAGCCGGACGCTGGCGCGCTCACCATCGCGGGTGCGCTGCGCACGGCGGTGCCGAAAGGGCGGGCCGCGCGGCTTGCTCGTGCCAGAAGTGCGCAGATGGTGTTTCAAGATCCGTACCTGTCGCTCGATCCGCGTATTGCCGTTGGCCAGGCCATCGAAGACGCACTGCGCCTGCACACGAAGCTGAACGGCCCCGACGCGACCTCGCGTGCGCTCGCGTTGCTTGACGATGTCGGGCTGAGTAGGGAGCATGCCGATGCCCTGCCCCGCACACTCTCGGGTGGGCAGCGGCAGCGCGTGGCGATTGCGCGTGCGATCGCGATTGAGCCTGACTTGCTCGTGATGGACGAGGCAACGAGCGCGCTCGACGTGTCAGTGCAGGCGCAGGTGCTCGACTTGCTTGCCCGCGTGCGCGAGGAGCAGGGGCTCACCGTCTTGTTCATCAGCCACGACCTCGGGGTCGTGCGGCGGGTGTGCGACGAGACGCTCGTGATGCGTCGTGGCGAGATCGTGGAGTCTGGTGCGACCGAGGCACTGCTGAGCCACCCGCAGCACGAGTACACACGAGCGCTGATCGCATCCGTGCCCCGCCCCGCGTGGGCCTAG
- a CDS encoding thiamine pyrophosphate-binding protein — protein sequence MSTPATLTRTLAEALARHAERSFGLMGNGNAHLIDNLSQVGVTYTAVRHEAATVAAADAYSRVSGKLAIATTTYGAGFTNMLTALAEAAQARTPMLVVVGDAPSAGPRPWDVDQEMLAAALGVRTHMLSVTNIERTVERAVSYAERFRRPVVLGIPYDLVSAPSVAPAAPAQASTGIDLNDPAVLAALSASVANTSIPEPARPETDSIAGIAAHQVQAAVRALLEAERPHIIAGRGAHLSGASLELGRVAEALGALTSTTALGRGIFPAEQYDLGITGGFGQIPAMETIAQADVVLVVGAALNQFTMRFGDLFGAGTTVIRIDTEQVAPPKSNLPITHILLQGDARATLTAMLGALETAIPSSAGWRTQVAGLEPGGALRVRATGLAEHPDGICADGRLDPRAVAVRIDEQLPANRHVTTDGGHFIGWANMYWPVASPERMIMVGTAYQTIGLGFPTVAGVAAAVPDTTIVLSTGDGGGLMALADLETAIRTSASTVIVVWNDGAYGAEVHLYGVMGLDEGPMLIPDVNFAGLATALGAQGVLVESLADLDALGEWTAAGATGTILLDCRVSRSVVAEYQREIQRVNGLDVPEE from the coding sequence ATGTCAACTCCCGCTACGCTCACGCGTACGCTTGCCGAAGCCCTCGCCCGCCATGCTGAACGCAGCTTTGGTCTGATGGGCAATGGCAACGCTCACCTCATCGATAATCTCTCCCAGGTCGGAGTCACCTACACTGCTGTCCGGCACGAGGCTGCGACAGTTGCGGCGGCTGACGCGTACTCACGTGTGAGCGGCAAACTCGCAATCGCCACCACCACCTATGGGGCCGGCTTTACGAACATGCTGACCGCGCTCGCCGAGGCCGCGCAGGCGCGCACGCCAATGCTCGTGGTCGTCGGCGATGCGCCGAGCGCCGGCCCACGACCGTGGGACGTCGACCAGGAAATGCTCGCAGCCGCGCTCGGAGTGCGCACCCACATGCTGTCGGTGACGAACATCGAGCGCACTGTCGAACGCGCGGTGTCCTACGCTGAGCGATTCCGCCGCCCCGTCGTGCTCGGGATCCCGTACGACCTCGTGTCCGCCCCGTCCGTCGCTCCTGCAGCACCAGCCCAGGCCTCCACCGGTATTGATCTGAATGATCCCGCCGTGCTGGCCGCGCTGAGCGCGTCCGTTGCAAACACCTCGATCCCTGAGCCAGCACGCCCAGAGACCGACTCCATTGCGGGGATCGCAGCGCACCAAGTGCAGGCCGCGGTGCGAGCACTGCTCGAAGCCGAGCGCCCCCACATCATCGCTGGCCGTGGCGCGCACCTCTCCGGGGCCTCACTCGAGCTCGGTCGCGTGGCCGAGGCGCTCGGCGCGCTGACCTCCACGACGGCACTCGGGCGCGGAATCTTCCCCGCCGAACAGTACGACCTGGGCATCACCGGCGGTTTCGGCCAGATTCCCGCTATGGAAACCATCGCGCAGGCAGATGTCGTGCTCGTCGTTGGTGCAGCCCTGAACCAGTTCACCATGCGATTCGGTGATCTGTTCGGCGCTGGGACCACGGTGATCCGGATCGACACCGAGCAAGTCGCGCCACCGAAATCGAATCTGCCCATCACGCACATCCTGCTCCAAGGGGACGCCCGCGCGACACTGACCGCGATGCTGGGTGCACTCGAAACGGCGATCCCGAGCAGCGCCGGCTGGCGCACACAGGTTGCCGGGCTGGAGCCGGGCGGAGCACTCCGAGTGCGCGCGACAGGCCTTGCGGAGCACCCCGACGGCATCTGCGCCGATGGTCGCCTCGATCCGCGCGCCGTTGCCGTGCGCATCGACGAGCAGCTGCCAGCGAATCGGCACGTGACCACGGACGGCGGTCACTTCATTGGCTGGGCGAACATGTACTGGCCGGTCGCATCGCCTGAGCGCATGATCATGGTCGGCACCGCATACCAGACGATCGGCCTGGGCTTCCCGACCGTTGCGGGAGTTGCAGCAGCAGTGCCCGACACCACCATCGTGCTCAGCACAGGCGATGGCGGTGGACTGATGGCACTCGCCGATCTCGAGACAGCGATCCGCACCTCAGCCAGCACCGTCATCGTCGTGTGGAACGACGGTGCGTACGGCGCAGAAGTGCACCTGTACGGCGTCATGGGACTCGACGAGGGCCCCATGCTGATCCCCGACGTCAACTTCGCGGGGCTCGCCACTGCCCTCGGTGCACAGGGAGTGCTCGTCGAGTCCCTCGCCGATCTCGACGCGCTCGGCGAGTGGACCGCAGCGGGTGCCACGGGCACGATCCTGCTCGATTGCCGCGTTTCCCGCAGCGTCGTCGCCGAGTACCAGCGCGAGATTCAGCGCGTGAACGGCCTCGACGTCCCTGAGGAGTAG
- a CDS encoding IclR family transcriptional regulator translates to MTPTRESTGPTAGSQTLSRGLRALEILAEAETPMTITELADGLGVHRSNAYRILRTLEQHRFVARDPAGRIRLGPKLTVLARGVAPILHTAAMHPVSELAYELGMTAFITVLDADEVVTLVSVEPSNVSATIARNPGVRHPVDRGAPGHAIESSLTPAERIAAFGEATLSEAARTAQRDGYAVSRNEVIDGVTAIAVPLRLEGEPPAAVAVVHFNLPESIDAVVAALQQTAERIAENYR, encoded by the coding sequence ATGACCCCGACTAGAGAGAGCACCGGCCCAACGGCCGGTTCACAGACGCTGTCGCGCGGGCTCCGCGCGCTCGAAATTCTCGCCGAGGCCGAGACACCCATGACCATCACCGAACTCGCGGACGGGCTCGGCGTGCACCGTTCAAATGCATATCGAATCCTGCGCACTCTGGAGCAGCACCGCTTCGTCGCCCGCGATCCAGCCGGCAGGATACGTCTCGGGCCCAAGCTCACCGTGCTCGCGCGCGGCGTCGCGCCGATCCTGCACACCGCAGCCATGCACCCCGTCTCCGAACTCGCTTATGAGCTCGGCATGACCGCGTTCATCACGGTGCTCGACGCCGATGAAGTAGTGACCCTGGTATCCGTTGAACCCTCAAATGTCTCAGCGACGATCGCGCGCAACCCCGGCGTGCGCCATCCCGTGGATCGCGGCGCACCAGGGCACGCAATCGAGTCGTCACTCACTCCGGCCGAACGAATCGCTGCCTTCGGCGAGGCCACACTCAGCGAGGCCGCACGCACAGCGCAGCGCGACGGCTACGCGGTGAGCCGCAACGAAGTCATCGACGGGGTGACCGCGATCGCGGTGCCGCTCCGCCTCGAAGGCGAACCTCCAGCAGCCGTCGCGGTCGTGCATTTCAACCTGCCCGAGTCCATCGATGCAGTGGTCGCCGCGCTCCAGCAGACCGCCGAACGGATCGCGGAAAACTATCGCTGA
- a CDS encoding FAD-dependent monooxygenase, whose product MQFHHYGYVSTDPRVQPAAGVGLDRPEELPAEIDVLIVGSGPAGIVAAAQLAQFPNVVTRVVERRDGRLVLGQADGIQARSVETFQAFGFARSIIDEAYQITETSFWSPDPANPKNIVRSGVTPDDPQGISEFPHLIVNQARVIDYFAEYARRAPARGNIDYGYEFVDLAVGEGEYPVAVTLRKVTGQTGAGLNAATAADAISGDTVVVHAKYVIGADGASSRVRRSIGGSLSGSTSMHAWGVMDVLSVTDFPDIRKKCIIHSEAGSILHIPREGNHLARIYVDLGETDEHDRGKVRNTPLEDVIAQANAIMHPYTLDVRNVAWHSVYEVAHRLTDRFDDAETSPDGKSRVFLMGDACHTHSAKAGQGMNVSMQDGWNLGWKLGYVLEGRSPESLLQTYSDERRVTAKNLIDFDREWSTLMAKKPEEFDSPGELADFYVRTAEFPAGFMTEYTESMLTGNAAHQELATGFPLGKRFKSVETTRVADAVDVHLGHHHRADGRFRIYAFADAAGTQLAEWAEWLLANTESPLQRFTPLGGDLDSIFDVKAVFQQEHHAVDIMDVSKLFLPLTGPFQLVDYEKIYAAKPETDIFEERGISRDGAVVVVRPDHYVAAVLPLSDPAALASFFEPIFLAR is encoded by the coding sequence GTGCAGTTCCACCACTACGGATATGTTTCCACCGATCCACGCGTCCAGCCGGCCGCGGGAGTTGGACTGGATCGACCCGAAGAGCTTCCCGCCGAAATCGACGTGCTGATTGTCGGATCGGGCCCGGCGGGCATCGTCGCTGCCGCGCAGCTCGCGCAGTTCCCGAACGTCGTCACTCGCGTCGTCGAGCGCCGCGACGGGAGGCTCGTGCTGGGGCAGGCCGACGGCATTCAGGCGCGCAGTGTCGAGACATTTCAGGCATTTGGCTTCGCACGATCCATCATTGATGAGGCGTACCAGATCACGGAGACGAGCTTCTGGTCTCCGGATCCCGCGAACCCGAAGAACATCGTGCGCAGCGGAGTCACCCCGGATGATCCGCAGGGGATCAGCGAGTTTCCGCACCTGATCGTGAACCAGGCGCGCGTGATCGACTACTTCGCTGAGTACGCACGGCGCGCACCCGCACGCGGCAATATTGACTACGGCTACGAGTTCGTCGACCTCGCCGTTGGCGAAGGGGAGTACCCCGTCGCGGTGACGCTGCGCAAGGTCACCGGGCAGACCGGAGCCGGTCTCAACGCCGCCACCGCCGCCGATGCGATCTCGGGTGACACCGTCGTGGTGCACGCGAAGTATGTGATCGGCGCGGACGGTGCGAGCTCCCGGGTGCGCCGCTCGATCGGGGGGTCCCTCTCCGGATCCACGTCGATGCACGCCTGGGGGGTCATGGACGTGCTGTCGGTCACTGATTTTCCGGATATCCGCAAGAAGTGCATCATCCACTCGGAGGCGGGGAGCATCCTGCATATCCCGCGCGAGGGCAACCACCTGGCGCGGATCTATGTCGACCTCGGTGAGACCGACGAGCATGACCGCGGCAAAGTCCGCAATACGCCGCTCGAAGATGTCATCGCGCAGGCGAACGCGATTATGCACCCGTACACGCTTGATGTGCGGAATGTCGCCTGGCACAGCGTCTACGAGGTGGCGCACCGGCTTACCGATCGCTTCGACGACGCCGAGACGTCGCCCGACGGCAAGTCTCGGGTGTTCTTGATGGGCGACGCCTGCCACACGCACAGCGCCAAAGCGGGCCAGGGCATGAACGTCTCCATGCAAGACGGCTGGAACCTCGGCTGGAAGCTTGGCTACGTGCTCGAGGGGCGCAGCCCGGAATCGCTGTTGCAGACGTATTCCGATGAGCGCCGCGTCACCGCGAAGAACCTGATTGACTTTGATCGCGAGTGGTCGACGCTCATGGCGAAGAAGCCGGAAGAGTTTGACTCTCCGGGCGAGCTCGCGGATTTCTACGTGCGCACGGCGGAGTTCCCAGCCGGCTTCATGACCGAGTACACCGAGTCGATGCTGACGGGCAATGCGGCGCACCAGGAGCTCGCCACGGGCTTCCCACTGGGGAAGCGCTTCAAGTCAGTGGAGACCACGCGTGTGGCGGATGCTGTCGATGTGCACCTGGGTCATCACCACCGCGCCGACGGCCGCTTCCGGATCTACGCCTTCGCAGACGCCGCAGGGACACAGCTCGCTGAATGGGCCGAGTGGTTGCTCGCAAACACGGAGTCTCCGCTCCAGCGCTTCACGCCGCTGGGCGGCGACCTCGACTCGATCTTTGATGTCAAGGCTGTGTTCCAGCAAGAGCACCATGCCGTCGACATTATGGATGTGTCGAAGCTGTTCCTCCCGCTGACCGGGCCGTTCCAGTTGGTCGACTACGAAAAGATCTACGCCGCGAAACCGGAGACCGACATTTTTGAGGAGCGCGGGATCAGCCGCGACGGCGCAGTAGTCGTG